The DNA segment CGAAGAGCAGGCGAAGGTCGCGGGCAACCGGCGCGCGCAAACCGATGTAGCGAGCAACCTCGTCATCGATCTGTTTTTCGATCTCGTCGATGCGATCGTCCGCCGCCCGTACTTTCTGAGCGGTCGCTAGGTCAGAGTCGAGCATCGCGCGCATCGCGAGGTTGACGTTGGCGATGGCCTTTTCGCCCATCAGCATGAGATGGGACCTAACGTCTTCTAACTCTTCGTGGAAATAGCGCTTCATAAATCAGTATACGAGAAATGGGAGCCCCCAAGGGGTACTCGACTTCTAGAGGACAGTGAAAGTTGGAGGAGGATGGAGAATCGGAGTTTCAATCAGGCCGATCAACCGAAACGACCCGAGATGTAGGCTTCGGTCTGCTCGTTCTTCGGGCTCATGAAGATCTGGTCCGTTTTGGCCATTTCGATGAGCTTGCCCAAGTAGAAGAATGCCGTTTTGTCGGAAACGCGAGCCGCCTGCTGCATATTGTGGGTCACGATCACGATGGTGTACTCGCTCTTCAGGGAGTGAATCAACTCTTCCACCTTGGCGGTTGCCACGGGATCGAGCGCCGAACACGGCTCGTCCATGAGGAGGATGTCCGGCTCGACCGCGAGGGCGCGGGCGATGCAAAGGCGTTGCTGCTGGCCACCGGAAAGGCTGAGGCCGCTGGTATCCAAACGATCCTTCACTTCGTCCCAGAGAGCAGCTCCCTTGAGGCAGCGCTCAACCGCTTCGTCCAAGGTGGACTTCTTGTTGATGCCTTGGATGCGCAAGCCGTAGATCACGTTTTCGTAGATCGACTTCGGGAAGGGGTTCGACTTCTGGAAAACCATGCCGACGCGCTTGCGGAGCTCGATGGTATCGACGCGCGGATCGTAAATGTCGGCGCCGTTGACCTCGATCTTGCCGCGACCGATGCGGGCCACTTCGACGAGGTCGTTCATGCGGTTGATGCAACGAAGCAAGGTGCTCTTGCCGCAACCGGACGGGCCGATGAACGCGGTGACCTCGTTCTCCCGCATATCCATGTTGATATCGAAGAGAGCCTGCTTCTCCCCGTAATAGAAGTCGAAATCGGAGACGCGAATGAGCGGGCGTTTGGGTTCAGGCTTTTCGTTGGCCATGGACGAAGTAGTCTTGGGAGAAGTAGTTACGGATGGATTGTCTTTAACGAGTGCCATTTTACCAGCGATATTTTTTCCGCATGCGGATTCTTAGGAGGATGGAAGCAAGAGCGATACCAGCTACGATAACCAGGAACACAAAGGCAGTGCCGTACTGCATGCGCTCGGTGTATTCGTTTTGCGGGATCTTGGCGCTCACTACGTAGATGTGATACGGAAGGGCCATCACGCCCTGGAAGAAAAAGTCGGACCATTTCTCCAGGCCTTCCCATGGAAGCTGGTCGCGCATCGCATAGGCCGCCGTAAACATGATCGGAGCGGTTTCACCCGCGACCCGAGCCACACCGATGATGGAGGAGGTCAAAATCCCCGGCATCGCGTAAGGCAAGACGTTGGTGCGAATGGCCGTCCACTTGCTGGCCCCCAATGCCAGGGACGCTTCGCGCAATCCTTGTGGAATCGCCCGCAAGGACTCTTCGCTCGCCGAGATGATGACGGGCAACACCATGAACGCCAAGGTGAAGCAACCCGCCAACAGCGAGACGCCCCAGCCAAACTTGTAGTAGAAGCCGGTATTGCCCAACTCCGTGAAGGTAGCGGCCGCGTCCTGCTGGAACGCGAACTGGGGAGCAGCCAACACGAAGAAGCCGACCCCGAAAATTCCGAATACGATGGAAGGGACTCCCGCCAAGTTCAGGATGGAAAGTCGAATCGTATTCAAGGTCTTGCCTGGCTTCGAGTACTCGCTGAGGAAGATGGCGCTGAGCACGCCCAGCGTCAGGGCGATCGCCATGGCGCCCAAGACAAGCAACACCGTGCCCACGATACAGGGCCAAATGCCGCCTCCCGAGTACGCGTAGGTGACCGTATCGATCTCGAGGCCCTTCTCCTCCTCGAAAGCTCGGAAATTCGTATCGCTCAGCTCGTACTTCTCACCTTCGTGCTCGAAAACGTGCAAAGTCTGGGGAGCCTCGGTGAGGAATTCCACATTCACGAAGGGAAACTCCGTTTGGAACACCGTCTGGCTTCCTTTGTAGAAAATCGTCAGAAAGATAACCGAGGCGCAGAGCAGGATGAAGTAAGTGCTCAGGCGAAAAAGCCAAAAGACCGCTTTCTCCGTGGACTTGGCTTTGGAAGGTTTCTTGTGGAAGCCGAGCCCTTCTTGTGGGCGGCTCTTGCGTACTGTGGCGGTTGCTGACATCGTTCTGCCTTAGCCTCGAGAAATCTGGTACTTCAGAACGATCTTCTGCGCCAGGTAGTTGATTAGGAGAGAGAGTAGGAAGAGCACCATGCCGACCATGAAAAGAGCCCGGTAGTGGATGCTTCCGTTAACGACTTCGCCAAGCTCCTGAGCGATGATGCCCGTCATCGTATGCACTGGCTCGAAAAAGGCCCCCAGACCATGGGTGAAATCGGGAATCTCGATGCGATTTCCCGCGCAGAGCAAGACCACCATCGTTTCGCCAATCACTCGGCCAAAGCCCAGGAGCACGGCGGAAATGATGCCGGAAAGCGAGGTCGGCACGATGATACGCATCGTCGTCTGCAAGCGGGTCGCGCCCATGGCCAGCGAAGCTTCCTTGAAAGCCTTGGGCACGTTGTTGATAGCGTCCTCGGCCAAGGTGAAAATCGTAGGGATAGCCATCAGGGCGAGCAAGCAACCGGCCGTGAAAGCCGTTAGGCGCTCGCTGATCGGAAACATGTCGAAGCCCGAGAAAATAGCCCATCCGGAAGCTTGACGGACAAACTCCCCGAACACGGCGATGCCGAAAAAGCCGATCACTACGGACGGTATCGCGGAAATGAATTCGATGTATGGCTTGATGAAGTTTTGCTCCGCGGGCGTGGCCACTTGGTTGATGTAAATGGCAGCTCCCACTCCCAACGGAATGGCGATGACCATGGCGATCGACGCCACAAGCAGAGATCCTGTGAATAGCGGAAGGATTCCGTACCAGTCCTGAATCGAGGAATTGGTGACCCAGTCCTTACCGAAAACGAACGAGGTGAAGGCCGTTGACATGCCAACGGGTTCATCCGGACTCCACTCGGCAAGTCTCGTTTCGTAACCATCCATCTCATCGACGAACATGAGGGCGAGCTGCCGGAAGCGCTGCATTTTTTCGTCCAAGCTCTCGACCCCGATGGTCGGCAGATCGCTGGTGAGCTCACGGATTCCAGCTTCCAGCTTGTCGTTGATCGCGATGAAGTCCGACTCCCCTTCCCTGATCATTCCAACGAACATGCTGAGATCCACGTCCAAGACTTCCACTTCCGCGGCTTCTTGCACTCGGCCCAGCTCGAGAAGGTTTTCCCGGTGCTCGCGGTAATTGGCAGCCTCCACGAACATGTTTCGAGCCCCGATCGCCACCTCGTTCATCTCGAGCACATATTCGCGAAGCGGATATCCCAAGTCTTCGAAGTCGTAGATGAAGTCTTCGTAAGCCGCCATTTCCGCCTTCGCTTCAGAAAACGGTATTCCCTGATCTCGCAAGAGAGTGGCATGCTCGCTCTTGATGGAATTGAGATACTTGTTGAGCTCAGTGAACGCAGAGCTCTCTTGCTTCATAATCTCGACGTACTCGAGCCCAGACTCCCTGTAGAGCTCGATCTCGTGTCGGTATTGACCGAAGAAGCCAGATCCCTCCTTGAAAAGGAAGAAGGTAATCAGGGCGAGGACGATGATAGACGCCAAGGCGTTACCGCCAAAAAGGCCCTTGAGGGCTTGGTCCTTGTCCAGGCCGAGGAAGCGCCTCCTGCGAGAGTGCAAATCGTAGCGATTGGTCTGTGCTTCGTTGGTCATGTGCTTGGAGGATTGAGACAGTCAGTGCTGTTACAGGTACAATCGAGTTCAATCGCAAACCGTTTTCGTAACACGATTGCGCGTCGTTCGACAGAGGCTGCCCAAAAAAGACGGCGTCCTCAAAGGAGCTCGAGAACGCCGCCAAATTGCAATTCGGAGACCTCTTCTAGAGTATGGAAATGAAGTGCACGTCCTTGACGATCTTCTGGCCTTCCTTGCTCAAGCAGAAGTCGACAAACTCCTTGACGATGGGACGCATCTCTGAGTTGCCGTTGTAATAGTAGTAGAGCGGACGAGCGAATGGGTAACTTGCCTTTTCTGGAGTAATTCCATCAACAGGGAGCGTCTTGATGCCTGGCGTGCTGAGGTAGGCGAGGCCCACGTAGCCAATTCCGTTCGGGTTCTTGGCAACTTCGGAAGCGATTTGCTCGTTGCCTGCCATCTTCTGGGAAGCGGGGGCATAGTCGCGCTTGCGCAGGGCCATCTGCTGAAATACCGCATAAGTGCCAGAGGATGTGTTGCGGGTGTAAATCGAGATGTCGCCGGAAACCCCGTTGATCGAGCTCCAGTTTTCCACATCGCCGGTGAAGATCTTTTCTACTTCGCGAGAAGTGATTCCATCCATGGGATTCTTCTCGTTAGCTACGACAGCGATACCATCCTTGGCGACTTCGATCGGAGTCATCTTGACGCCCTTCAGAAGAGCCTTGGACTCTTCAGTCTTCTTGGCTTCACGGGAAGACATGCCAAGGTCCGCAGTGCCGTCGATGACAGCAGCCACACCTGTAGAAGACCCTTCCGCAGCGATCTCGAAAATAACTTCAACTCCTTGCTTGGCCTTGATTGCCTTAAATTCTTCAGCCAGCTGCGGCACCATTTTAGCTCCGAGAGTATCAGAACCCTTGATTACGATTTTTTCAGCTGCGAACGCATTTCCTGAGATACCGAAAGCGAGCGCCAAAGCGGCAAGCTTCAGGGAGATAGTTTTAGAGACCTTAGTTTTCATTTCTGTAGTACAACTTGTTTGTAAGAGGTTTCAGACCACTGCATCAGCGGCATGCTTATTGAAAAGCCGAGCAGCCGACATTTGGACTGATTACGACAGCAGACGAATAGACCCGATCCCCGCTTAGCGAGTGGATTCTGTCGCCCGGACGAACTCTTCACTTGGCCGTAACACTTCCGTAACCTCGTCGTAACATTACTCCCATTATCGGCTTCGCAACGGTATCCAATGCCCCATGACAGAGCGCTCAGATCCGCTCCAGCTGGTTTCAGAAAGGCGCGAATGACACACGAATAACAATGTTACAGCGTCAGCTCCTTTGTGACATCTGCGATTCGTTTCTGTGACATTGAAGGATTTTCCCTAGATTTCCGCCCTTTTTGTTACGGCCGCGTTACGTTTGTGTAGTTTTCGAGTTATCGGATTGCCCAATCAAAAAAAACAGGCTCATCAACGAATCCATGGACAAACTCACAGACCTCGTAATCACAGCGCTAGCAGCTGGCATCATTTTGTCCGTCCCAACCGCTTCAGCGGCCGACGGAGAAAGCAGCTGGGCTGACACCCTTAAATCCATGGGTAAAGTCTACTCGGACAAAAACAATCCCTCCATCCAGGAGGTTAAGTTCTTTGGTCGCGTACACCAACAGTGGAACTATTCGGACGGCGAGAGCGCCGGCAACGACTTCAGCGGAAACGGCGACGAGCTGCGACGCCTCCGCGCTGGCGTATCCGTCAAGTTCCTCGACGGCTTCAAGGCTCTCGGCCGCGCCAACTTCGAAAAGGGCGGCTTCCGCGACACGAGCATCGGCTACAGCAGCTTCGACGAGCTCTATGTGGACTACAGCAAGGACGGCCTTTTCGGTTTCGACGAGGCAAGCATCGGCTACGGTCGCTACAAGGTTCTCTTCGGCGGCGAAGAACGGGTCTCTTCCAAGAAGATCAAGACGGTCGAACGCAGCAACATCAACAACCGCTTCGGCAGCCTTCGCCCAACCGGCATCGTACTCAACGGCGAAAAGAACGACGTTAACTACGTTTTTGGAATCTTCTCCACCGAGAGCGATTCGGAAACCTTGGCAGGCTGGTCCGACGGTACTGCCTTCCAGGCAGGCGTTGAGTTCGACGCAATGGAGGGAAGCGTAACTGCTGACTTCATCTACGCAGACGATTCCGCCAACGACCAATCCGTCTTCGACTTCGACTGGGCCACCTCGCTCACCTACAACCGTACCTACGGCGACGTTAACGTGCTTGCGAACGTCACCTACGGCAACGAGGGCAGCGAAGACATCTACGGCTTCGTCGTCGTTCCGAGCTTCTACATTACCGGCAAGCTCGAAGCCGCATTTCGCTACCAGTACGGCCACTCTACCGACCAGACAGGCGTTCCCAAGAGCAGCAGCAGCCGTGGACTACGTCGCGTCGCTCGCAACGACGGAGTGGGAACAGGCTCCGGCGACACCAACCACACGCTTTACGCAGGACTCAACTACTACATCGAAGACGACTACGTTAAGATCATGACTGGCGTCGAATACGAATCGATCGACGGAGCTCCCGGGCTCGGAGTAGAAGGAGTCACGTTCTGGGCCGCCTTCCGCAGCTACTTCTGAATCGCTACCCAAATCAGCTCTTCCTCTTTGGATCTTCGCCTACCGGGCGAAGATCTTTTTTTGGCTTCGCCGCGCCCTAGTTCGGAGGTTGCCCTTCGATTTCGACAATCAACTTCTCCAGTTCCGCCAACGCGTCCTTATTGTCCAAGTTGAGCGCAACAGCCCGTTGCAATAATTCCAAGGCTCGGTCGAAATCGGTTTGCGAGCGGGCCTCTCGGGCGAAGCGAAGCAACAGGTCCGCATCGTAGCAATAGTCCTGCAAGAACAAGAGATGCTCGTCGCTCATCTCGTACACGAGGTCCAAAGCCTCCCCTTCTCGCCGCAAGCTTTTCGCAGCCTCCACGTCTCCAGTCTCCAAATACACCTCCGGGAGCAAGTCATAGACAATCCCCAGCTCCGGCCTCTGGTCTTTCGCTTGCTCCAACCAATCTCGAGCGGCGCTCCAGTCCTCTCGCGCGATGGAGACGCGCCCCATAGCGACCCGCCCCCAGGCGTCCCGCGGCGAACCAAGCAAGCGATATTCGAACGCCGTTTCCGCTTCCTCAAGCAGTCCGCCCTTTAAATAAGCGTTTCCCAACCTAAGGTAGGCCAGGGAATGGGTCGGATCTAGCCGGATCGCCCGAGCGAAATGCGTCGCCGTGACAGCTTGATCCTGGCGGTCCAGCTTCAGAATGCCCAAGAGATATGGCCATCGCGGGTTTTCGGTCTCGAATGATTCCAGCCCAAGGTAGCAGGATTCGGCCTGCGAGAAGAAACCGTTCGCATGATAGAGGTACGCAAGCTCGACCAAGGCCTCCCGCTGCAGCTCGCCCACATGCAAATTGCCGTGGGCAAGTTCCAATCGCTCGATCAACTCCTGCGGACGCCCCGTCAAGTCCGGCAACTCCGGCAAGACTTCCACAATCAAGCGGTCAAAAGGACGCGGCGCCTCACGCTCGAACTTCCGCACCATCAAGGACAAGCCGCCCATCACCACGAGCGATATCAACAAAGGGGTAATTTGCTTGAGGAAGCTTTTCCGGTTCACTTTGAGAGCTTACGAGCAGAAGGCTCACGCAGATGCGCTCCACTCGCAAGCCTCGCCTTGACAGATCAGCCAGACGATCTAGCTTCCCCGCAGACTCGATGAACTCCATCACCGCCACCACCATCATTATGATGACCAAAGCAAACACGCTTCGGGCCGGTGGCATGCGTCGATACTAAACGATATCCGACAACCATCACTTTCTTAAAAACGCCCGAGGCTTCCACGCCTCGGGCGTTTTTCGTTTTCCAAACCAAGCTTCTGAACAACCGAAACTTACAACGATGCAAAACCTAGCCAATCCCTCATCCCTACGCCA comes from the Pelagicoccus enzymogenes genome and includes:
- a CDS encoding porin encodes the protein MDKLTDLVITALAAGIILSVPTASAADGESSWADTLKSMGKVYSDKNNPSIQEVKFFGRVHQQWNYSDGESAGNDFSGNGDELRRLRAGVSVKFLDGFKALGRANFEKGGFRDTSIGYSSFDELYVDYSKDGLFGFDEASIGYGRYKVLFGGEERVSSKKIKTVERSNINNRFGSLRPTGIVLNGEKNDVNYVFGIFSTESDSETLAGWSDGTAFQAGVEFDAMEGSVTADFIYADDSANDQSVFDFDWATSLTYNRTYGDVNVLANVTYGNEGSEDIYGFVVVPSFYITGKLEAAFRYQYGHSTDQTGVPKSSSSRGLRRVARNDGVGTGSGDTNHTLYAGLNYYIEDDYVKIMTGVEYESIDGAPGLGVEGVTFWAAFRSYF
- a CDS encoding phosphate ABC transporter substrate-binding protein; the encoded protein is MKTKVSKTISLKLAALALAFGISGNAFAAEKIVIKGSDTLGAKMVPQLAEEFKAIKAKQGVEVIFEIAAEGSSTGVAAVIDGTADLGMSSREAKKTEESKALLKGVKMTPIEVAKDGIAVVANEKNPMDGITSREVEKIFTGDVENWSSINGVSGDISIYTRNTSSGTYAVFQQMALRKRDYAPASQKMAGNEQIASEVAKNPNGIGYVGLAYLSTPGIKTLPVDGITPEKASYPFARPLYYYYNGNSEMRPIVKEFVDFCLSKEGQKIVKDVHFISIL
- the pstB gene encoding phosphate ABC transporter ATP-binding protein PstB, whose protein sequence is MANEKPEPKRPLIRVSDFDFYYGEKQALFDINMDMRENEVTAFIGPSGCGKSTLLRCINRMNDLVEVARIGRGKIEVNGADIYDPRVDTIELRKRVGMVFQKSNPFPKSIYENVIYGLRIQGINKKSTLDEAVERCLKGAALWDEVKDRLDTSGLSLSGGQQQRLCIARALAVEPDILLMDEPCSALDPVATAKVEELIHSLKSEYTIVIVTHNMQQAARVSDKTAFFYLGKLIEMAKTDQIFMSPKNEQTEAYISGRFG
- the pstA gene encoding phosphate ABC transporter permease PstA; amino-acid sequence: MSATATVRKSRPQEGLGFHKKPSKAKSTEKAVFWLFRLSTYFILLCASVIFLTIFYKGSQTVFQTEFPFVNVEFLTEAPQTLHVFEHEGEKYELSDTNFRAFEEEKGLEIDTVTYAYSGGGIWPCIVGTVLLVLGAMAIALTLGVLSAIFLSEYSKPGKTLNTIRLSILNLAGVPSIVFGIFGVGFFVLAAPQFAFQQDAAATFTELGNTGFYYKFGWGVSLLAGCFTLAFMVLPVIISASEESLRAIPQGLREASLALGASKWTAIRTNVLPYAMPGILTSSIIGVARVAGETAPIMFTAAYAMRDQLPWEGLEKWSDFFFQGVMALPYHIYVVSAKIPQNEYTERMQYGTAFVFLVIVAGIALASILLRIRMRKKYRW
- the pstC gene encoding phosphate ABC transporter permease subunit PstC; its protein translation is MTNEAQTNRYDLHSRRRRFLGLDKDQALKGLFGGNALASIIVLALITFFLFKEGSGFFGQYRHEIELYRESGLEYVEIMKQESSAFTELNKYLNSIKSEHATLLRDQGIPFSEAKAEMAAYEDFIYDFEDLGYPLREYVLEMNEVAIGARNMFVEAANYREHRENLLELGRVQEAAEVEVLDVDLSMFVGMIREGESDFIAINDKLEAGIRELTSDLPTIGVESLDEKMQRFRQLALMFVDEMDGYETRLAEWSPDEPVGMSTAFTSFVFGKDWVTNSSIQDWYGILPLFTGSLLVASIAMVIAIPLGVGAAIYINQVATPAEQNFIKPYIEFISAIPSVVIGFFGIAVFGEFVRQASGWAIFSGFDMFPISERLTAFTAGCLLALMAIPTIFTLAEDAINNVPKAFKEASLAMGATRLQTTMRIIVPTSLSGIISAVLLGFGRVIGETMVVLLCAGNRIEIPDFTHGLGAFFEPVHTMTGIIAQELGEVVNGSIHYRALFMVGMVLFLLSLLINYLAQKIVLKYQISRG
- a CDS encoding tetratricopeptide repeat protein — translated: MLISLVVMGGLSLMVRKFEREAPRPFDRLIVEVLPELPDLTGRPQELIERLELAHGNLHVGELQREALVELAYLYHANGFFSQAESCYLGLESFETENPRWPYLLGILKLDRQDQAVTATHFARAIRLDPTHSLAYLRLGNAYLKGGLLEEAETAFEYRLLGSPRDAWGRVAMGRVSIAREDWSAARDWLEQAKDQRPELGIVYDLLPEVYLETGDVEAAKSLRREGEALDLVYEMSDEHLLFLQDYCYDADLLLRFAREARSQTDFDRALELLQRAVALNLDNKDALAELEKLIVEIEGQPPN